The Corynebacterium minutissimum genome includes the window ACCCTCCGAGTGACGGGCCGCCGGTGGCTGGCCGCGGGCGTGGAATCGGAGAAGGCCCTCAACCGTTCCCTCATGGTAGATGTCAGCACTCGCTTGCTCTTCCCCTCCATGATGGTGCTGTCTCTCTACTTCTTCTTCAGCGGCCACAACGCCCCTGGCGGTGGATTTGCTGGCGGCCTTGTCGCGGCGCTGGCGCTGATCCTGCGCTACCTGGCGGGCGGCCGTGCAGAGCTCGAGGAAGCGCTGCCGCTCGATGGCGGCCGCACCATGGCAGTAGGTCTGCTGCTTTCTCTCGGCGCGGTGGTAACCCCGATGTTCTTCGGCCATCCGCCACTAACCACGGCCTATACAAAGCTGCCTATCCCGCTGATCGGCGATGTGTCGCTGCCCTCGGCGCTGATTTTCGACGCCGGCGTCTACCTCATCGTCGTGGGCCTCGCGCTATGCACTCTGACGTCGCTGGGCGCGAAGCTCGATGAGGAAGAAGAGATGCGTAAGCAGCGAGCCCGCGACCGCGCTCGGTCCCTGGCCCGCCGCACGAAGGAGAAAGAGAAAGGACACGCCTGATGGATGCCAATTTGATGCTTCTGCTGGCCGCAGGCGTGCTCTGCGGGGCCGGGGTCTACCTCTTGTTGGACCGCGCGATGACCAAGATGCTGCTTGGCATCTTGCTGCTGGGCAACGGCGCCAACCTCTTCATGCTCATGGCCGGTGGCCAGGCGGGCTCGCCGCCTATCGACGGCCGCACTTCCCGCCCCTACGGCGAGCAAATCGCCGACCCGCTGGCGCAAGGCATGATCCTCACCGCCATTGTGATTTCCATGGCGCTGACCGGTTTCATCCTCACCTTGGCTTACCGCCAATACCGTTACCGCAGTGCGGACGTTATTGAGGATGACGCTGAGGACACCGCTATTGCGGCAATGGCTTCGCGCCCGGGTAATGCGTCCGCAGCGCCGGACCATGACGCCTCCAATGACCCAGCCACGGGCCGCGCCACCAAGGAAGGCGATAGATTTGGCCCCCAGGTCTTTGAGGAGCCGGTAAAGGAGGCGAATGATGACTGAGTCCATCGCTTCCGCTGTGCACGCGCTACTGCCGTATGTCAGCTACCTCATTCCGCTGCCGATTATCATCCCGGCCTTCGCGGCCGTCCTTGCCATCTTGTGCTCCCGTAGCGTTAATGCTCAACGCCGCGTCGCGTTCTTCTCCCTCCTCACCTTGGCTGCCGTCAATGCCGTGTTGATTTTCATCGCGGACACGACCGGTATCCAGACTTTGCAGGTGGGCGGTTGGGATGCCCCCGTGGGTATCACGCTGGTGGCAGACCGTTTATCCACGGTCATGTTGTTTACCTCCTCCGT containing:
- a CDS encoding Na(+)/H(+) antiporter subunit C; protein product: MDANLMLLLAAGVLCGAGVYLLLDRAMTKMLLGILLLGNGANLFMLMAGGQAGSPPIDGRTSRPYGEQIADPLAQGMILTAIVISMALTGFILTLAYRQYRYRSADVIEDDAEDTAIAAMASRPGNASAAPDHDASNDPATGRATKEGDRFGPQVFEEPVKEANDD